From Calonectris borealis chromosome 7, bCalBor7.hap1.2, whole genome shotgun sequence, one genomic window encodes:
- the LOC142084021 gene encoding lipase member M-like, with the protein MNISQKIRFHGYPSEEYDVLTEDGYFLSLNRIPNGKGDGGHSGSRSPVLIVHGFSLDGGNWVDNLPNSSLGFILADAGYDVWIGNSRGNSWSCRHLNLSVDQEEFWDFSFHEMAMYDLPAMVGFILRQTGQEKLFYVGHAQGSALGFIAFSSMPQLAEKIKLFFALAPLYTFHHVKGPVLKIAFLPDAVLKAIFGTKQLTLVGRKERATLAKTCSNLLTAEVCENEIFLIGGYNRNLNMSRLDVYLAHFPDYTSVKTLLHWGQTAKTGEFKQFDYGEKNQEKYNQATPPLYRIEAMTVPTALWSGGEDWLNPPLETQRLLPRITNLVRHEHFPEWNHFDHHWGRDAPQRMYGQMVALMEQNP; encoded by the exons ATGAACATT AGCCAGAAGATCCGTTTCCATGGGTATCCCAGCGAGGAGTACGACGTGCTGACGGAGGATGGCTACTTCCTCAGCCTCAACCGGATTCCCAACGGCAAGGGGGACGGTGGGCACTCAG GATCCAGGTCACCTGTGTTGATAGTGCACGGGTTCAGTTTAGACGGTGGCAACTGGGTGGACAACCTCCCCAACAGCAGCCTGGGCTTCATCCTGGCAGACGCGGGGTACGACGTCTGGATCGGAAACAGCCGGGGCAACAGCTGGTCCTGCCGGCACCTGAACCTTTCTGTCGACCAAGAGGAGTTTTGGGATTTCAG CTTCCATGAGATGGCCATGTACGACCTCCCTGCCATGGTGGGCTTCATCCTAAGGCAAACCGGGCAGGAGAAACTGTTCTACGTCGGCCACGCTCAGGGCAGCGCTCTGG GTTTCATAGCGTTTTCGAGCATGCCACAGCTGGCTGAGAAAATCAAACTCTTCTTTGCGCTGGCTCCTCTCTATACCTTTCATCACGTCAAAGGCCCCGTGTTAAAGATAGCGTTCTTACCAGACGCGGTGCTGAAG GCAATATTTGGAACAAAACAGCTGACtctggtggggaggaaggagagagccaCCCTCGCAAAGACATGCAGCAACCTGCTAACAGCTGAAGTCTGTGAAAATGAGATCTTCCTTATTGGCGGGTACAACAGGAACTTGAACATG AGCCGACTGGATGTATACCTAGCTCATTTTCCAGACTATACATCAGTGAAAACTCTTCTCCACTGGGGACAG ACGGCCAAAACCGGGGAGTTCAAGCAGTTTGACTACGGGGAGAAGAACCAAGAGAAGTACAACCAG GCCACCCCCCCCTTGTACAGGATAGAAGCCATGACGGTGCCGACCGCCCTGTGGAGCGGCGGGGAGGACTGGCTGAATCCCCCTCTGGAGACCCAGCGCTTGCTCCCCCGCATCACCAACCTCGTTCGTCACGAGCACTTCCCCGAGTGGAACCACTTTGACCACCACTGGGGTCGGGACGCCCCGCAGCGCATGTACGggcagatggtcgctctgatggAGCAAAACCCATGA
- the LOC142084022 gene encoding lipase member M-like, translating into MWLLLVALCLAQGLGDALLCMGASRVNPEQFMNIGQIIRFHGYRSEEHQVLTDDGYFLTVNRIPGGREEAGSRGSRLPVLLQHGFILDGSNWVSNFPNNSLGFILADAGYDVWIGNSRGNSWSRRHLNLSVDQEEFWDFSFHEMAMYDLPAMVGFILRQTGQEKLFYVGHAQGSALGLIAFSSMPQLAEKIKMFFVVGPLYTFRSAKGPVASILYFPEAMIKVIFGRKEAALLAREPRAALARACSCWLLDRHCADGLFLIGGFNQKNLNTSRTDVYLSHFPDYTSTKNYLHWAQTAKTGEFKQFDYGEKNQEKYNQTSPPFYRIEDMTVPTALWSGGEDWVTSTAETQRLLRRITNLVHHEHFPDWTHWDHIWGLDAPQRMYRQIIALMEQDP; encoded by the exons AtgtggctgctgctggtggccctgTGCCTGGCCCAGGGGCTGGGTGACGCCCTCCTGTGCATGGGAGCGAGCCGCGTCAACCCCGAGCAGTTCATGAACATC GGCCAGATAATCCGTTTCCACGGATATCGCAGCGAGGAGCACCAAGTCCTGACGGATGATGGCTACTTCCTGACCGTGAACCGGATTCCTGGTGGCAGAGAGGAGGCTGGAAGCAGAG GATCCAGGTTACCTGTGTTGCTCCAGCATGGTTTCATTTTAGATGGCAGCAATTGGGTTTCCAATTTCCCCAACAACAGCCTGGGCTTCATCCTGGCAGACGCGGGGTACGACGTCTGGATCGGAAACAGCCGGGGCAACAGCTGGTCCCGCCGGCACCTGAACCTTTCTGTCGACCAAGAGGAGTTTTGGGATTTCAG CTTCCATGAGATGGCCATGTACGACCTCCCTGCCATGGTGGGCTTCATCCTAAGGCAAACCGGGCAGGAGAAACTGTTCTACGTCGGCCACGCTCAGGGCAGCGCTCTGG gtttgataGCGTTTTCAAGCATGCCACAGCTGGCTgagaaaatcaaaatgttctTCGTGGTGGGTCCTCTCTACACTTTTCGTTCGGCTAAAGGTCCGGTagcaagtattttatattttccgGAGGCAATGATTAAG GTGATTTTCGGGAGGaaagaagcagctctgctggcacGGGAGCCGAGAGCGGCGCTGGCCAGGGCGTGCAGCTGCTGGCTGCTCGACAGGCACTGCGCAGACGGGCTTTTCCTCATTGGAGGATTTAACCAGAAGAACCTGAACACG AGCCGAACAGACGTGTACTTATCGCATTTCCCGGACTACACATCCACTAAAAACTACCTCCACTGGGCCCAG ACGGCCAAAACCGGGGAGTTCAAGCAGTTTGACTATGGGGAGAAGAACCAGGAGAAGTACAACCAG ACTTCGCCGCCCTTTTACAGAATAGAAGACATGACGGTGCCGACCGCCCTGTGGAGCGGTGGGGAGGACTGGGTTACCTCTACTGCAGAGACCCAGCGCTTGCTCCGACGCATCACCAACCTCGTTCATCACGAGCACTTCCCCGACTGGACCCACTGGGATCACATCTGGGGCCTGGACGCCCCTCAGCGCATGTACAGGCAGATCATCGCTCTGATGGAGCAAGATCCATGA
- the LOC142084023 gene encoding lipase member K-like has protein sequence MWLALALTSVVHGMVSGQCLFNFPCSKNPEARMNISEMVSFWGYPSEEYDVVTEDGYILQLNRIPYGRGNAGRQGPRPIAFLQHGLFGEGSIWVTNLANNSLGFILADAGYDVWIGNSRGNAWSKRHLVLSPKREEFWAFSFDEMAKYDLPAIINFIEQKTGQKQLYYIGHSQGTTIAFIAFSTMPQLAQKIKMYFALAPVTTVIFLRSPLKKLAFFSAYGLKEMFGTKEFLPHTALGELVLSKFCACSKTCKSVLSMLFGFNWKNVNMSRVDVYAAHSPAGTSVQNVIHWLQGVQSGALRAYDGGSMYNSLRYRQMGPPLYNVKDMKVPTAIWTGEVDCLADPRDVALLLPQVRNLVYHRVIPQWNHLDFVLGLDATEVLYQEIVDMMKRHP, from the exons ATGTGGCTGGCTCTAGCTCTGACGTCCGTGGTCCATGGGATGGTATCCGGGCAATGCCTCTTTAATTTTCCATGTTCTAAGAATCCAGAAGCACGGATGAACATC AGTGAAATGGTCTCCTTCTGGGGATACCCCAGTGAGGAGTATGATGTGGTGACAGAAGATGGCTATATCCTTCAGCTAAACAGAATTCCTTACGGGAGAGGAAATGCTGGACGCCAAG GTCCAAGGCCCATCGCATTTCTGCAACATGGTTTATTTGGAGAAGGCAGCATATGGGTTACCAATTTGGCCAACAACAGCCTGGGCTTCATTCTCGCAGATGCTGGCTACGACGTTTGGATAGGCAACAGCAGAGGGAACGCTTGGTCCAAACGACATCTGGTCCTGTCTCCCAAACGGGAGGAATTCTGGGCTTTCAG ctttGATGAAATGGCTAAATATGACCTCCCAGCAATTATAAACTTTATTGAGCAGAAAACGGGACAGAAGCAGTTATATTATATCGGTCATTCGCAAGGCACCACTATAG cTTTTATAGCCTTTTCCACTATGCCTCAGCTGGCTCAGAAAATCAAGATGTACTTTGCTTTAGCGCCTGTGACCACAGTTATATTTCTTCGAAGTCCACTTAAAAAGCTCGCATTCTTTTCTGCTTATGGGCTTAAG GAGATGTTTGGCACCAAAGAGTTCCTACCGCACACTGCCTTGGGCGAGCTGGTCCTTTCCAAATTCTGTGCCTGCTCAAAGACCTGCAAGAGCGTCTTGTCTATGCTCTTTGGATTTAACTGGAAGAACGTAAATATG AGCCGAGTAGACGTGTACGCGGCACACTCCCCAGCGGGGACTTCAGTCCAAAATGTAATCCACTGGTTGCAG GGAGTTCAAAGCGGTGCACTGAGAGCTTATGACGGGGGGAGCATGTATAACAGTCTTCGCTATAGACAG atGGGTCCGCCGCTCTACAACGTGAAGGACATGAAAGTGCCGACGGCCATCTGGACTGGTGAAGTGGACTGCCTGGCTGATCCCCGGGACGttgccctcctgctcccccaggtCAGGAACCTGGTCTACCACAGGGTGATTCCCCAGTGGAACCACCTGGATTTCGTACTGGGGCTCGATGCAACCGAGGTTTTGTACCAGGAAATTGTTGACATGATGAAGAGGCATCCGTAA